The nucleotide sequence GGTCGCGCAGGGTGCCGAAGCCGGCGAGGACGCGCTGGATGTTGGTGTCGAGGTGGGAGAAGAAGCTGTGCGCCTGGGCGGCGTCGGCGGTATCGCGCGCGCGACCGGCGGCAGAGGGCGGCGGATCGGGGGGCGTGTCGAACTCTGCGGGATCGAACCTCCCGGCCGGGGGATCGGTCCGGCCACCACCACGCGCCATTCCCCTTCCGCGTCCGGACTCATGGAGCTGGCGCGCCTGTTCGAGCAGGCGGCGGGGGTCGTCCTCCCGATCGCGGTCCATCAGCTATCCTCCCCGGGCAGCGTCCATCCCTCGAACGGTTTGCGATCCTGATCCCGGCTGATGCGGTGGGTCAGCTCGGAGACGATGCCGGCGAACCGCTTGTCCTTGGTAGCGGCGTCGATGAGCAGCCCGCCGAGGATGATCTTGCGGCGGGTATCGAGGCGGCGACCTTCGGCAGCGACACGGGCGTTGAGCGCGGCGAGACGGGCCTTTGCCTGATCGACCCGCTTCTGTGCCTGCTCGATAGATTCGCGTGTGGGTGCCGCCATACCTTCCCCGCG is from Sphingomonas carotinifaciens and encodes:
- a CDS encoding mobilization protein, whose translation is MAAPTRESIEQAQKRVDQAKARLAALNARVAAEGRRLDTRRKIILGGLLIDAATKDKRFAGIVSELTHRISRDQDRKPFEGWTLPGEDS